Below is a window of Sulfitobacter sp. BSw21498 DNA.
TGGCGCGATAGGCGGTCTCATTATCGGGCTGGCCGCTGGCCTTTCTGGTGGATGGGCTGAATGGGGCCTGATGCGCTTGATCGACGCCATCCTTGCATTGCCGTCGCTGATCCTCGCCGTCGCATTCATCGCGATCCTTGGTCAAGGCGTGGACAAAGTCGTCATCGCAGTCGGCCTCTCAATGATCGGGCCTTTTGCGCGCACGGTGCGCAGTGACGTGATGCAGGTGCGTGTGCAGCTTTTCATCGAGGCCGCGCAACTGATGTCGATTTCATACCTGCGTGTGATCTTACGCCATGTTTTGCCTAACGTGATTTTCCCGCTCGCCGTTCAGGTCACAATACGCGTTTCAGAGGCCATTCTGGTTTCTTCGTCGCTCTCGTTTTTGGGCATCGGCGTGACGCCCCCGACACCTGACTGGGGCCTCATGATCGCTGAAGGGCGCGATTTTGTCAGCTTTGCGCCGTGGATGTCTGCGATGCCCGGTTTTGCTCTGGCTCTCTTGCTGATTGCCTTGTCGATTGTCGGCGACGGGGTGCGCGAAGAGTTTGATCCTAAATTACGGAGAGATTCATGAGCGATATGGCTGTAAATCATGTCTTGTCGATCAAGGACCTGACCGTCTTTCGAGGTGCCGCTAAAATCCTGGATCGCGTCACACTTGCGCTTGGACAGGGAGAGACACTGGCTTTGGTCGGTGAAAGTGGGGCCGGGAAATCGACTATCGCCACCGCGATCATGCGCTTGCTTGAAAACGCGAGGGTCACCGGAAGCGCTACCTTGGCGGGCGAAGGCGACCTTCTCACGCTGTCAGAGCGGAAGATGGTGAA
It encodes the following:
- a CDS encoding ABC transporter permease, which translates into the protein MSVQMTKDVAAVPIVATPSPSAKSRRSVFIRRPFFTAALLVAAAYVLAAIFAPYVAPFDPTKQDFNVMMKAPSVVHWLGTDSYGQDILSRVIFGARYALIIGIFSVMIGAIGGLIIGLAAGLSGGWAEWGLMRLIDAILALPSLILAVAFIAILGQGVDKVVIAVGLSMIGPFARTVRSDVMQVRVQLFIEAAQLMSISYLRVILRHVLPNVIFPLAVQVTIRVSEAILVSSSLSFLGIGVTPPTPDWGLMIAEGRDFVSFAPWMSAMPGFALALLLIALSIVGDGVREEFDPKLRRDS